A genomic region of Streptosporangium lutulentum contains the following coding sequences:
- a CDS encoding WhiB family transcriptional regulator, whose protein sequence is MDWRHRAACRDVDPELFFPIGNSGPALMQIEEAKQVCRSCSISDACLKWALESGQDAGVWGGLSEDERRALKRRTARARARVNV, encoded by the coding sequence ATGGACTGGCGCCACCGAGCTGCCTGCCGTGACGTGGACCCCGAGCTGTTCTTCCCCATCGGCAACAGCGGCCCCGCCCTGATGCAGATCGAAGAGGCCAAGCAGGTCTGCCGTTCGTGCAGCATCAGTGATGCATGCCTGAAGTGGGCCCTCGAATCCGGGCAGGACGCCGGCGTCTGGGGCGGCCTGAGCGAGGACGAGCGCCGCGCCCTCAAGCGTCGCACGGCCCGTGCACGCGCCCGCGTCAACGTCTGA
- a CDS encoding diacylglycerol/lipid kinase family protein, translated as MRAMLLVNPKATTTNRRTRDVLIRALSATLNITVEETRYRGHAAQLSRKAHASGFDVVAVLGGDGTINETVNGLLNAEDGKSGDDGSAVDRPALLVIPGGSANVFARALGLPNNPVEAVGAVLEAIRDGRRRTVGLGQAIWEDQSRYFTFCSGLGYDAEVIRAVEGIRGAGRKATPTRYVNTALHHYLSTDKRRPAMTVEGPDVPPTGGIFLAIISNTSPWSYIGSRPVSPTPWASFETGLDLLGLQRLGLPSMLHLMPQIIGVRDTLPNGGHLVQLHDEKQFTLSAARPVAFQLDGDYLGEVERITFRSIPNALQVLV; from the coding sequence ATGCGCGCGATGCTCCTGGTGAACCCGAAGGCGACGACGACCAACCGTCGGACCAGAGACGTCCTCATCAGGGCACTGAGCGCCACCCTGAACATCACCGTCGAGGAGACCCGATACCGGGGGCACGCGGCCCAGCTCTCCCGTAAGGCACATGCATCAGGATTCGACGTGGTGGCCGTGCTCGGCGGCGACGGCACGATCAACGAGACCGTGAACGGCCTGCTCAACGCGGAAGACGGCAAGAGCGGGGACGACGGAAGCGCGGTGGACCGGCCGGCGCTGCTGGTGATCCCCGGCGGCAGTGCGAACGTCTTCGCAAGGGCGCTCGGCCTGCCGAACAACCCGGTCGAGGCGGTCGGCGCGGTGCTGGAGGCGATCCGCGACGGGCGGCGGCGGACGGTCGGCCTCGGTCAGGCGATTTGGGAAGATCAGAGTAGATATTTTACTTTTTGCAGTGGCCTGGGCTATGACGCCGAGGTGATCCGGGCGGTCGAGGGCATCCGGGGCGCAGGCCGCAAGGCCACCCCGACGCGCTATGTGAACACCGCGTTGCACCACTATCTCTCGACCGACAAACGCCGCCCCGCCATGACCGTCGAGGGCCCGGACGTGCCGCCGACCGGCGGCATCTTCCTGGCGATCATCTCCAACACCTCCCCGTGGAGCTACATAGGTTCCCGGCCGGTCTCCCCGACCCCGTGGGCGAGCTTCGAGACCGGTCTCGATCTGCTGGGGCTTCAGCGCCTCGGCCTGCCCTCGATGCTCCATCTGATGCCTCAGATCATCGGGGTCCGCGACACCCTGCCCAACGGCGGCCACCTGGTGCAGCTCCACGACGAGAAGCAGTTCACCCTGAGCGCCGCACGTCCCGTGGCGTTCCAGCTCGACGGGGACTACCTGGGAGAGGTCGAGCGGATTACGTTCCGTTCTATCCCGAATGCGTTACAAGTCTTGGTCTAA
- a CDS encoding RNA polymerase sigma factor SigF — protein MAASDHAVPDRVRARLLFAELVELPADDPRRQRIRDELVELHLPLVEYLARRFRNRGEWLDDLTQVATIGLIKSIDRFDLGRGVEFSTYATPTIVGEIKRHFRDKGWAVRVPRRLQELKLSLTKAISELSQREGRAPTVAELAGFLKMTEEEVLEGLESANAYSTVSLDAPDSGDDDAPAVADSLGIVDDSLEGVEYRESLKPLLERLPPREKRILLLRFFGNMTQSQIATELGISQMHVSRLLARTLAQLREGLTVED, from the coding sequence ATGGCCGCCAGCGACCACGCTGTGCCCGACCGGGTGCGCGCGCGCCTGCTCTTCGCGGAACTGGTGGAGTTGCCCGCCGACGACCCGCGACGCCAGCGTATCCGTGACGAGCTCGTCGAGCTCCACCTTCCCTTGGTGGAATACCTCGCCCGCAGGTTTCGCAACCGGGGCGAGTGGCTTGACGATCTCACCCAGGTCGCGACCATCGGTCTGATCAAGTCGATCGACCGCTTCGACCTCGGCCGGGGGGTGGAGTTCTCCACCTACGCCACCCCGACGATCGTGGGCGAGATCAAGCGGCACTTCCGTGACAAGGGCTGGGCGGTGCGCGTGCCGCGCCGCCTGCAGGAGCTCAAGCTCTCGCTCACCAAGGCGATCAGCGAGCTCTCCCAGCGGGAGGGGCGCGCGCCCACCGTCGCCGAGCTCGCCGGCTTCCTGAAGATGACCGAGGAGGAGGTGCTCGAGGGGCTCGAGTCGGCGAACGCCTACTCCACGGTCTCCCTCGACGCGCCCGACTCGGGTGACGACGACGCGCCCGCGGTGGCCGATTCCCTCGGCATCGTGGACGACTCCCTGGAGGGCGTCGAATACCGCGAGTCGCTCAAGCCTCTGCTTGAGCGGTTGCCTCCGCGTGAGAAGCGGATCCTGCTGTTGCGCTTCTTCGGCAACATGACGCAGTCGCAGATCGCCACCGAGCTCGGCATCTCGCAGATGCACGTGTCCCGGTTGCTCGCCAGGACCCTGGCACAGCTTCGCGAAGGCCTGACCGTGGAAGACTAG
- a CDS encoding anti-sigma factor, with product MTEHTEVPAVGMSNVRDVVSVRLPAASAYLSVLRTATAGLAARLDFTLDEIEDLRIAVDEACAMLLAQAVPGTDLTAEFELTGQLMQVRVEVSTVGSSAPNRDDFAWMVLTALADDVDAVTDSPDRMAIVLRKRRGAARPA from the coding sequence GTGACCGAACACACCGAGGTGCCTGCCGTCGGTATGAGCAATGTCCGTGACGTGGTGAGCGTCCGGCTGCCTGCGGCGAGTGCCTATCTGTCCGTGCTACGTACGGCTACCGCCGGACTGGCCGCACGGCTGGACTTTACGCTGGACGAGATCGAGGATCTGCGGATCGCGGTCGACGAGGCGTGCGCGATGTTGCTGGCCCAAGCCGTGCCCGGCACCGATCTGACTGCCGAGTTCGAGCTCACCGGGCAGCTGATGCAGGTCCGGGTCGAGGTCAGCACGGTCGGTAGTTCCGCACCGAACCGCGATGACTTCGCCTGGATGGTGCTCACCGCCCTGGCTGATGATGTGGATGCCGTAACCGACTCCCCCGACCGCATGGCGATCGTGCTCCGCAAGCGCCGAGGCGCGGCGAGGCCGGCGTGA
- the sodN gene encoding superoxide dismutase, Ni: MLARLLRPKHIASAHCDLPCGVYDPAQARIEAESVKAIMEKYAANEDPVFRARAITIKEERSELVKHHLWVLWTDYFKPPHLEAYPQLHQLFWDATKLAGAAGGKGTVDVAKADELLGKINEISDIFWETKKAA; encoded by the coding sequence ATGCTCGCACGACTTCTGCGACCCAAGCACATCGCCTCCGCGCACTGTGACCTGCCGTGTGGTGTGTACGACCCGGCTCAGGCTCGTATCGAGGCCGAATCCGTGAAGGCCATCATGGAGAAGTACGCCGCGAACGAGGACCCGGTCTTCCGCGCCCGCGCGATCACCATCAAGGAGGAGCGGTCCGAGCTCGTCAAGCACCACCTGTGGGTGCTGTGGACCGACTACTTCAAGCCCCCGCACCTGGAGGCCTACCCTCAGCTGCACCAGCTCTTCTGGGACGCCACCAAGCTCGCGGGCGCCGCCGGCGGTAAGGGCACCGTCGACGTCGCCAAAGCCGACGAGCTCCTGGGCAAGATCAACGAGATCTCCGACATCTTCTGGGAGACCAAGAAGGCCGCCTGA
- a CDS encoding S24 family peptidase, which produces MRVRVEGESMLPALRPGDWLWVRRGATVRAGDLVVARLPSEEARLIVKRAAWEADGGWWLESDNQRASGRRDSWDFGALPPSSIVGRVMLRYWPPPFRRAR; this is translated from the coding sequence ATGAGAGTGCGTGTCGAGGGAGAGTCGATGCTGCCCGCGCTGCGACCGGGCGACTGGCTGTGGGTACGGCGCGGCGCCACGGTGAGAGCCGGGGACCTGGTCGTGGCGCGGCTCCCGTCCGAGGAGGCGAGACTGATCGTCAAAAGGGCCGCCTGGGAGGCGGACGGGGGATGGTGGCTGGAGAGCGACAACCAGCGCGCCTCCGGCCGCCGCGACAGCTGGGACTTCGGCGCGCTCCCGCCGTCGTCGATCGTCGGCCGGGTGATGCTGCGCTACTGGCCGCCCCCTTTCCGGCGGGCACGGTAG
- a CDS encoding CGNR zinc finger domain-containing protein produces the protein MDLTTYAELAVLLINSPERLNGLEGLRTLLEEGGRYRPGCRLTRGDLDALRDLREELIIVFETADAGDEQAVVDRLNSLLIHHPVQPQISGHDGERWHMHLTEGGRMADQYAVGAVMGLATIVTDLGVDRLGICQAPPCRKAYLDTSSNRSRRYCSERCASRANVAAYRARQKVGSQ, from the coding sequence ATGGACCTGACCACCTACGCCGAGCTGGCCGTACTACTGATCAACAGCCCCGAGAGGCTGAACGGCCTGGAAGGGCTGCGCACCCTCCTGGAAGAGGGTGGCCGCTACCGGCCGGGCTGCCGTCTCACCCGCGGAGACCTCGACGCCCTGCGCGACCTCCGCGAGGAGCTCATCATCGTGTTCGAGACCGCCGACGCCGGTGACGAGCAGGCCGTGGTCGACCGCCTCAACTCGCTGTTGATCCATCATCCGGTCCAGCCGCAGATCTCCGGTCACGACGGCGAGCGCTGGCACATGCACCTCACCGAGGGCGGCCGGATGGCCGACCAGTACGCCGTGGGCGCCGTCATGGGCCTGGCCACCATCGTCACCGACCTGGGCGTGGACCGCCTCGGCATCTGCCAGGCGCCGCCCTGCCGCAAGGCCTATCTCGACACCTCCTCCAACCGGTCCCGGCGCTACTGCTCGGAGCGGTGCGCCAGCCGGGCGAACGTGGCCGCCTACCGTGCCCGCCAGAAGGTGGGAAGCCAGTAA
- a CDS encoding NAD(P)-dependent malic enzyme codes for MAVTPSSASLKTLEALDEDPAFALHRGGKLEVRSTVPVRDADDLALAYTPGVARVCSAIAENPELAKDYTWVSNVVAVVSDGTAVLGLGDIGPSAAMPVMEGKALLFKQFANVDAVPICLDCTDVDALVETVVRLAPSFGGINLEDISAPRCFEVEDRLRELLDIPVFHDDQHGTAIVVLAALKNAARLTGRSLGELRVVVAGAGASGVAVSRILLNAGIGDIGVSDSKGLIYQGREGLNAVKEALARDTNRAGLRGSTEHALAGADVFVGLSGSTVSEESIASMAPGSIVFALSNPTPEVHPEVARKHAWVVATGRSDFPNQINNVLAFPGVFRGALDVRATTITENMKVAAAEALAAVVGDDLSADYVIPSPFDERVAPAVTAAVAAQARADGVARV; via the coding sequence GTGGCTGTCACGCCATCCTCCGCTTCCCTCAAGACACTCGAGGCCCTCGACGAGGACCCGGCCTTCGCCCTGCATCGCGGTGGCAAGCTGGAGGTCCGCTCGACCGTTCCGGTCCGCGACGCCGACGACCTCGCCCTCGCCTACACCCCGGGTGTGGCCAGGGTCTGCAGCGCGATCGCCGAGAACCCGGAGCTCGCCAAGGACTACACCTGGGTGTCCAACGTGGTCGCCGTCGTCTCCGACGGCACCGCGGTCCTCGGCCTCGGAGACATCGGGCCCTCCGCCGCCATGCCGGTCATGGAGGGCAAGGCCCTGCTGTTCAAGCAGTTCGCGAACGTCGACGCGGTGCCGATCTGTCTCGACTGCACCGACGTGGACGCGCTGGTCGAGACGGTCGTGCGGCTCGCGCCCTCCTTCGGGGGCATCAACCTGGAAGACATCAGCGCGCCCCGTTGCTTCGAGGTCGAAGACCGGCTGCGCGAGCTGCTGGACATCCCCGTCTTCCACGACGATCAGCACGGCACCGCGATCGTGGTGCTGGCGGCGCTGAAGAACGCCGCCCGGCTGACCGGCCGCTCGCTGGGCGAGCTGCGGGTCGTGGTCGCCGGCGCCGGGGCCTCCGGGGTCGCCGTCAGCCGGATCCTCCTCAACGCGGGCATCGGCGACATCGGGGTGTCCGACTCCAAGGGCCTGATCTACCAGGGCCGCGAGGGGCTCAACGCGGTGAAGGAAGCACTGGCGCGCGACACCAACAGGGCCGGCCTGCGCGGTTCCACGGAGCACGCGCTGGCCGGGGCCGATGTGTTCGTCGGCCTGTCGGGCTCGACGGTCTCCGAGGAGTCCATCGCGTCGATGGCGCCCGGCTCGATCGTCTTCGCGCTGTCCAACCCGACGCCGGAGGTGCATCCGGAGGTCGCCAGGAAGCACGCGTGGGTGGTCGCGACCGGCCGCTCCGACTTCCCCAACCAGATCAACAACGTGCTGGCCTTCCCCGGCGTCTTCAGGGGGGCGCTCGATGTCCGGGCCACCACCATCACCGAGAACATGAAGGTCGCCGCGGCCGAGGCGCTGGCCGCCGTGGTCGGGGACGACCTGTCGGCCGACTACGTGATCCCGAGCCCGTTCGACGAGCGCGTCGCCCCCGCCGTCACCGCCGCGGTCGCCGCGCAGGCCCGCGCCGACGGGGTCGCCCGCGTCTAA
- a CDS encoding type II toxin-antitoxin system Phd/YefM family antitoxin: MEATAREFNQQSARILAAAEHGETVAVTKNGRHIATLVPAHQADPPPPFPVDPMGDDDLPLFDGPADLSARADALLAEGFGL; the protein is encoded by the coding sequence ATGGAGGCTACAGCACGTGAGTTCAACCAGCAGTCTGCCCGGATCCTTGCCGCAGCCGAGCACGGGGAAACCGTCGCGGTCACCAAGAACGGCCGCCACATCGCCACACTGGTGCCTGCCCACCAGGCCGATCCGCCGCCCCCGTTTCCTGTCGACCCCATGGGTGACGACGACCTTCCCCTGTTCGACGGACCTGCCGATCTCTCGGCACGGGCTGACGCGCTTCTCGCTGAGGGATTCGGTCTGTGA
- a CDS encoding PIN domain-containing protein yields the protein MTVPVAIADTSALLAIFNRRDVEHEACVKARAQVGHLVISPLVLAELDYLITSRVGQHAAFAVLDHIMGRIDVKRYEVPEVSPYLRTARALMARYGTMNIGLTDAMNAALAAEFRTDALFTLDREHFRAIRPITGHECFRLLPDDI from the coding sequence GTGACTGTTCCTGTCGCCATCGCCGACACCTCCGCACTGCTGGCGATATTCAATCGCCGCGACGTGGAGCATGAGGCCTGTGTCAAGGCTCGCGCCCAGGTAGGCCATCTGGTCATCTCCCCGCTTGTCCTCGCCGAGCTCGACTACCTGATCACAAGCAGGGTCGGCCAGCACGCCGCCTTCGCGGTTCTCGACCACATCATGGGCAGAATCGATGTGAAGAGGTACGAGGTGCCCGAGGTCTCTCCGTACCTGCGCACCGCCCGCGCGCTCATGGCTCGCTACGGGACGATGAACATCGGCCTGACCGATGCCATGAACGCGGCCCTGGCGGCCGAGTTCCGAACCGACGCCCTCTTCACGTTGGATCGTGAACACTTTCGTGCGATTCGCCCGATCACCGGACACGAATGTTTTCGCCTTCTCCCCGATGACATCTGA
- a CDS encoding helix-hairpin-helix domain-containing protein, translating to MTDQSQGKDDIPSNLGVPARRALAAAGYTTLAQVASATEQELLRLHGMGPKAIRLLRAALAERDLALTDQET from the coding sequence GTGACGGATCAGAGCCAGGGCAAGGACGACATCCCGAGCAACCTTGGGGTGCCGGCGCGCCGAGCCCTGGCAGCGGCCGGCTACACGACACTCGCCCAGGTGGCCTCCGCCACCGAGCAAGAACTCCTGCGGCTGCACGGCATGGGGCCCAAAGCCATCCGCCTCCTGCGCGCCGCGCTCGCCGAACGCGACCTCGCCTTGACCGACCAGGAAACCTGA
- a CDS encoding HAD domain-containing protein, giving the protein MKPLVLLDVDGVLNPQRRSFLRFRRYEVVIDGEAHGILLDPRHGAKLVALARDTGAELAWATSWEQHANTEISPRIGLPHLPVITVAGDLTSWTGEHFKTRPVADYVRHRPFVWFDDDLTPADQNYLRAHPGVGAFLLIDVDPRTGLADHHLDQARDWLITTVSNQGDAQA; this is encoded by the coding sequence GTGAAGCCGCTCGTGCTCCTGGACGTGGACGGGGTGCTCAACCCGCAGAGGCGCTCCTTCTTGCGGTTTCGACGCTACGAGGTCGTCATTGACGGCGAGGCGCACGGGATCCTGCTTGATCCTCGGCACGGAGCCAAGCTGGTGGCGCTGGCTCGTGACACCGGCGCCGAGCTGGCCTGGGCCACCAGTTGGGAGCAGCACGCCAACACCGAGATCAGCCCGCGCATCGGCCTGCCCCACCTGCCGGTGATCACCGTGGCGGGCGATCTGACCTCATGGACCGGCGAGCATTTCAAGACCCGGCCCGTCGCCGACTACGTACGGCACCGCCCGTTCGTCTGGTTCGACGACGACCTCACCCCCGCCGACCAGAACTACCTGCGCGCCCACCCCGGCGTCGGCGCCTTCCTCCTGATCGACGTCGACCCCCGAACCGGCCTCGCCGACCACCACCTCGACCAGGCTCGCGACTGGCTCATCACGACCGTTTCGAATCAGGGCGATGCCCAGGCGTGA
- a CDS encoding Cmx/CmrA family chloramphenicol efflux MFS transporter, with protein sequence MPFVVYLLGLAVFAQGTSEFMLSGLVSGIARDMYVSIPTAGFLTSAFAVGMVIGAPLMTILSLRWSRRRSLLTFLIVFLLVHVLGAITTSFGVLLATRVVGALANAGFLAVALTTATGMVAPNAKGRAASILLGGITIACVVGVPAGALLGQLWGWRSAFWAVAIVSVPAVIAILRAVPAGGSGSTHTSARGELSSLRDRRLLVTLLLGALVNGATFCTFTYLAPLVTVVAGIESAWVPAMLALFGLGSFLGVALGGRIADVRPVPLLVTGGVALLIGWVVFAVTAGNPVATIVLVLVQGTLAFAVGSTLISQALYAATKAPTLAGGFATAAFNVGAAIGPWLGGIPISAGLGYRSPLWVSALLVALALVTAGAAQGIRRWTANPHEDLATT encoded by the coding sequence ATGCCCTTCGTTGTCTACCTGCTCGGACTGGCGGTCTTCGCCCAGGGAACGTCCGAGTTCATGTTGTCCGGCCTCGTGTCGGGCATCGCGCGAGACATGTACGTGTCCATCCCCACCGCGGGATTTCTGACCTCGGCGTTCGCGGTGGGGATGGTCATCGGCGCGCCGCTGATGACGATTCTGAGCCTGCGCTGGTCACGCCGTCGCTCGCTCCTGACCTTCCTGATCGTTTTCCTGCTCGTCCATGTCCTCGGCGCGATCACCACCAGCTTCGGGGTGTTGCTGGCCACGCGGGTCGTCGGGGCGCTGGCCAACGCCGGGTTCTTGGCGGTGGCTCTGACGACCGCGACCGGTATGGTCGCGCCGAACGCCAAGGGCCGCGCCGCCTCCATCCTGCTCGGTGGCATCACCATCGCCTGTGTCGTGGGCGTTCCCGCCGGTGCGCTGCTCGGTCAGCTGTGGGGATGGCGCTCAGCGTTCTGGGCGGTGGCCATCGTGTCGGTGCCGGCCGTCATCGCGATCCTGCGGGCGGTCCCGGCCGGTGGCTCCGGCTCCACCCACACGAGCGCGCGCGGGGAACTGAGCTCGCTGCGCGATCGGCGGCTTCTGGTGACCCTGCTCCTGGGAGCCCTCGTGAACGGCGCGACGTTCTGCACGTTCACCTACCTCGCGCCGCTGGTCACCGTCGTCGCCGGAATCGAATCCGCATGGGTGCCCGCCATGCTGGCGCTCTTCGGCCTGGGTTCGTTCCTCGGTGTCGCCCTCGGCGGTCGCATCGCCGATGTGCGACCTGTCCCCCTCCTGGTGACCGGCGGGGTGGCCCTGCTCATCGGCTGGGTGGTGTTCGCGGTGACCGCCGGGAACCCGGTGGCGACGATCGTGCTCGTCCTTGTCCAGGGGACCCTGGCGTTCGCCGTCGGATCGACGTTGATCTCGCAGGCACTCTACGCGGCGACCAAGGCGCCGACCCTGGCCGGCGGGTTCGCCACGGCCGCGTTCAACGTGGGCGCCGCGATCGGCCCCTGGCTCGGTGGGATCCCCATCAGCGCGGGACTCGGTTACCGTTCGCCACTGTGGGTCAGCGCGCTGCTGGTGGCCCTCGCGCTCGTCACCGCCGGCGCGGCCCAGGGAATCCGGCGCTGGACGGCGAACCCTCACGAGGATCTCGCCACGACCTAG
- a CDS encoding trypsin-like serine peptidase, translating into MKRILLPAGGAILATGMLAAGLVSAATASASAAPDWAADTMAKDAPSALKVANWWVKKNGKTNRLAQATAYTTETTPASTLKISGGYTPDGKPGVVAPIGEEKATTSVVKNVNLPKSIGKVFFVDAKNQLKWCSATSIQSKYRNLVATAGHCAYDDKTNSSVMDNWVFVPGYYQGKTPWGIYVGKTAYTHYDFSVYNDRDRDYAFVTVYNGIQVGGGTTKEVKKSEFDAAKTGKFVKKTPITAEQYAKGVAQYGEAGPYKSKDVDPKVETVAMPKDARDKGELDKYLLPNGHDGVKLSSVEVSEATYNAAPDGDAVGGKDWSVDNNSKYESKSQPVAISKDEYDALTAQKADGKFPLGLKLTTTQDDKKNDVAWFKQQFFVKKWIKSTVQTTYWVETYYLASDFIKDAGRLGDNVGGQGFTWNQKPGQTVYVFGYPAGAHPDGNKAFTGVTPKWCYGKTAATKYVSAADKVEEHVGLKCSMTTGSDGAPWLVKYSSAKRLGYVNGATSLFGDANKDGRIDTNTSAYFDGETAAVYNQAAAVWSGSIVTK; encoded by the coding sequence TTGAAGCGCATCCTCCTCCCCGCCGGCGGCGCGATCCTCGCCACCGGCATGCTGGCCGCAGGTCTGGTCAGCGCCGCTACCGCCAGCGCCAGCGCCGCCCCGGACTGGGCCGCTGACACGATGGCCAAGGACGCCCCCTCGGCGCTCAAGGTCGCCAACTGGTGGGTCAAGAAGAACGGCAAGACCAACCGTCTCGCCCAGGCCACCGCCTACACCACGGAGACCACCCCGGCCTCGACGCTGAAGATCTCGGGCGGTTACACCCCCGACGGCAAGCCCGGCGTCGTGGCTCCGATCGGTGAGGAGAAGGCCACCACCTCGGTCGTCAAGAACGTCAACCTGCCGAAGTCCATCGGCAAGGTGTTCTTCGTTGACGCCAAGAACCAGCTGAAGTGGTGCTCCGCCACCTCGATCCAGTCCAAGTACCGCAACCTGGTCGCCACGGCCGGTCACTGCGCCTACGACGACAAGACCAACTCCTCGGTCATGGACAACTGGGTCTTCGTCCCCGGCTACTACCAGGGCAAGACCCCGTGGGGCATCTACGTCGGCAAGACCGCCTACACCCACTACGACTTCTCCGTCTACAACGACCGCGACCGCGACTACGCGTTCGTGACCGTTTACAACGGCATCCAGGTCGGTGGCGGCACCACCAAGGAAGTCAAGAAGTCGGAGTTCGACGCTGCCAAGACTGGCAAGTTCGTCAAGAAGACCCCGATCACCGCAGAGCAGTACGCCAAGGGCGTTGCCCAGTACGGCGAGGCTGGCCCGTACAAGAGCAAGGATGTCGACCCCAAGGTCGAGACCGTTGCCATGCCGAAGGACGCTCGGGACAAGGGCGAGCTCGACAAGTACCTGCTCCCGAACGGCCACGACGGCGTCAAGCTGAGCTCCGTCGAGGTTTCCGAGGCGACCTACAACGCTGCGCCTGATGGCGACGCGGTGGGTGGCAAGGACTGGAGCGTCGACAACAACAGCAAGTACGAGAGCAAGAGCCAGCCGGTCGCGATCAGCAAGGACGAGTACGACGCCCTTACTGCTCAGAAGGCGGACGGCAAGTTCCCCCTCGGCCTGAAGCTGACCACGACCCAGGACGACAAGAAGAACGACGTTGCTTGGTTCAAGCAGCAGTTCTTCGTGAAGAAGTGGATCAAGTCGACGGTCCAGACCACCTACTGGGTCGAGACCTACTACCTCGCCTCCGACTTCATCAAGGACGCTGGTCGCCTTGGTGACAACGTCGGCGGCCAGGGCTTCACCTGGAACCAGAAGCCCGGCCAGACGGTCTACGTCTTCGGCTACCCGGCCGGCGCGCACCCCGACGGCAACAAGGCCTTCACCGGCGTTACGCCCAAGTGGTGCTACGGCAAGACCGCTGCCACCAAGTACGTCTCCGCGGCCGACAAGGTCGAAGAGCACGTTGGCCTGAAGTGCTCGATGACCACCGGCTCCGATGGCGCCCCGTGGCTCGTCAAGTACAGCAGCGCCAAGCGTCTCGGCTACGTCAACGGCGCCACCAGCCTGTTCGGCGACGCCAACAAGGACGGCCGTATCGACACCAACACCTCGGCGTACTTCGACGGCGAGACCGCGGCTGTCTACAACCAGGCCGCCGCTGTGTGGTCCGGCTCGATCGTCACCAAGTAG
- a CDS encoding trypsin-like serine peptidase, whose protein sequence is MSPRARRLTATLGALVAACVTMTSAFAGSAAANPYNEVPNGVTSITLTKSSADMKRVAEYWNPAKLKQVMNNVPASPEMKSSSSTPSASPTPTGTSATATATATATAASTADTTLTTTATDSSTSSQLIKPTLPKKRPPASGIAPVTVGKVFFQIGGKDYWCSASSVAAANRNLVATAGHCAYDAKQGKHAEYWIFIPGYNKGATPYGIYVGHSLNLHESFVGKGDYDYDYAFVTVHDGFVWKPGKTAGTYEMQNVGSLEDNVGGQGLAVNRGVRLYTRAFGYPAAPNIDGSRPFDGQQLKSCDGLTTRQQAPTRLVEEGIALKCRFTAGASGGPWLIAYNTKYAVGYLNGVNSFTWDTDTDRIYDQISSPYFKASTLVIYRWAASQKTK, encoded by the coding sequence TTGTCTCCCCGTGCACGGCGGCTCACGGCCACACTCGGTGCCCTGGTCGCCGCATGTGTGACCATGACGTCCGCGTTCGCCGGGAGCGCTGCGGCCAACCCCTACAACGAGGTGCCCAACGGCGTCACATCGATCACTCTGACGAAGAGCAGCGCCGACATGAAGCGGGTCGCGGAGTACTGGAACCCGGCCAAGCTCAAGCAGGTCATGAACAACGTCCCGGCCAGCCCCGAGATGAAGTCCAGCAGCAGCACTCCTTCGGCCTCCCCCACGCCCACCGGCACGAGCGCCACCGCCACGGCCACCGCCACCGCCACGGCGGCCTCCACCGCGGACACCACCCTGACGACGACCGCGACGGACTCCAGCACCTCCTCGCAGCTCATCAAGCCCACCCTCCCGAAGAAGAGGCCCCCGGCCAGCGGCATCGCACCGGTGACCGTCGGCAAGGTGTTCTTCCAGATCGGAGGCAAGGACTACTGGTGTTCCGCCTCGTCGGTGGCGGCGGCCAACCGCAACCTGGTCGCCACGGCCGGGCACTGCGCCTACGACGCCAAGCAGGGCAAGCACGCCGAATACTGGATCTTCATTCCGGGCTACAACAAGGGTGCGACCCCCTACGGGATCTACGTCGGCCACTCTCTGAACCTGCACGAGAGCTTCGTCGGCAAGGGCGACTACGACTACGACTACGCGTTCGTCACCGTGCACGACGGGTTCGTGTGGAAGCCGGGCAAGACGGCCGGCACCTACGAGATGCAGAACGTCGGGAGCCTGGAGGACAACGTCGGCGGACAGGGTCTGGCCGTCAACCGCGGCGTCCGCCTGTACACCCGGGCCTTCGGCTACCCCGCCGCTCCCAACATCGACGGCAGCCGGCCGTTCGACGGCCAGCAACTGAAGTCGTGCGACGGGCTCACGACCAGGCAGCAGGCCCCCACCCGGCTGGTCGAGGAGGGCATCGCCCTGAAGTGCAGGTTCACCGCCGGGGCGAGCGGCGGACCGTGGCTGATCGCCTACAACACCAAGTACGCCGTCGGCTATCTCAACGGGGTCAACAGCTTCACCTGGGACACCGACACCGATCGGATCTACGACCAGATCTCCTCGCCGTACTTCAAGGCCTCGACCCTCGTCATCTATCGGTGGGCGGCGAGCCAGAAAACGAAGTAG